ttggctcccttctagtgggaccacGGGCCACTCCGGTGGCATCCTCTTAGGGGTTAAGGATGCCACCTTCGAGGTGGGCGGCATGGATCGGGGAGAATTCTTCGTTAGTATGGAGATCTTTGAGCGGGCCCTGAACTTCAAATGGGAGGTCGTGATTGTCTATGGTCCGGCGGATCACCGCCGTTCTCCGACCTTCCTTGCGGAGCTCCACCAAAAGATCTCCGCCTCCCTCCTCCCAGTAGTTATGGGCGGAGATTTTAACCTCATCCATTCTCCGGAAGAGAAGAATAACGATAGGATTAACCTCCCCCGGATGCAGTTGTTCAATGACTGGATCGTGGAGCTCGGCCTCCGAGAGATTGAGAGAACGGGGGCAAGATTTACCTGGATGAACCGCCAGGCCGACCCGACACGATCCGTGCTGGATCGTGTCCTAGTTTCCCCGGAATGGGAATTGAGGTGCCCCCTGACCTTGCTTCGAGCGATTACCCGGATTGGGTCGGACCACGTCCCTCTCCTCCTATCCTCTGCGAACGAGCGTACCCCCTGCCCGCTGCGGTTTAGGTTTGAGTCCTTTTGGCTCAATCAGGCCGGCTTTCGNNNNNNNNNNNNNNNNNNNNNNNNNNNNNNNNNNNNNNNNNNNNNNNNNNNNNNNNNNNNNNNNNNNNNNNNNNNNNNNNNNNNNNNNNNNNNNNNNNNNNNNNNNNNNNNNNNNNNNNNNNNNNNNNNNNNNNNNNNNNNNNNNNNNNNNNNNNNNNNNNNNNNNNNNNNNNNNNNNNNNNNNNNNNNNNNNNNNNNNNNNNNNNNNNNNNNNNNNNNNNNNNNNNNNNNNNNNNNNNNNNNNNNNNNNNNNNNNGATGCGGTCTCGGCTCGTTGGACACTTGCTCGCGCCTCTCCCCATCGCTCCATGTCCGCCGTTGACTCATGGTACTTCTGCGCTAAGCTTGACCACCAATTCATGAAGGACTGGGGTGCCAATCTTGGTCGTGACCTCCGCGAGCGTAAAAGATCTCTCTTGCTGGCTATCCAAGCTGTGGACGCTCGGGCCGATTCCTCCGGGCTATCTCCGGATGAGTGGATGCTGAGATATGATCTTGAGGATCAGCTATCCTCCATCTataccgatgaggaggcatactggAGGGTGCGTGGTACCCAGCGATGTGTGCTCCGCGGCGATGCGAACACTGCTTATTTCCAGGTGGTTGCGAATGGCCGATGCCAAAGAAATTCCATCCACTGCTTATGGGAGGATGACGCCCCCCTTGTCCGCCCCGCGGCCATTCGGGCCCATGTAGACGGCTTCTACAAAGCCCTCTTTACCCCCACCCCTCGGGGTGGGGCTAGTCTCACTCCCGACACCTGGACGGGGGTGCAGTTGGTTTCCGACGAGGCCAACGCGGCCCTTGTTGCCCCCTTCGACGAAGACGAGGTCCTCGCGGGCATTAAAGGAATGAACCCCTCCTCGGCCCCGGGTCCGGATGGCTTGCCTGTCACATTCTTTAAAACGTTTTGGCAGACAGTCAAACCGGAGGTCATGGCCTTATTCGAGGAGTTCTATTCGGGCTCTATGGACCTTAGGCGCCTCAACTATGGGATCATTACCCTTATCCCGAAGGTTCCGGGCGCCTCTGATATTCGCCAGTTCCGTCCCATCACTGTGATTAACGTGATATTCCGGATcctggccaaagggtacgccaatagggtgaccctgcttgcTAACTCAATCACTCACCCGAACCAATCGGCCTTCATCCAAGGCCGATTTATTTTAGATGGCGTGTTGGTCTTCCATGAAGTCCTTCACAAAGTTCGGTGAATCATCATCGCGCTGTCTTCCTGAAGCTAGACTTTCATAAAGGTTATGATACTGTCCACTGGCCTTTCCTTCGGGAAGTGCTGCTGCGTAAAGGCTTTGACGACCGCTGGGTGACTCGCGTGATGCAATTAGTCTCCTGTGGGCGGACTGCGGTGAACATCAACGGCGAGATTGGGCCATACTTCCCCACTCTCTATGGGGTTCGTCAGGGTGACCCGTTCTCGCTGTTCCTGTTCAACATGGTGGTCGATGCTCTGGCCGCCATCCTGGATAAGGCCAAGGGTGTCAGCCATATCCGTGGCATTGTCCCCCACCTAgtcggagggggaggggtctccctcCTTCAATACGCGGATGACACCATAATAATGGTGGAAGGTTCTACTCAGGACGTGGCTaacctgaagttcctcctcctGTGCTTCCAGCAGATGTCGGGCCTAACAATCAACTTTGATAAGAGCGAAGTGATGGTTTTGGGCTACCCTCCGGTGGAAGCTCAGGCTATTGCTGACCGTCTTAACTGTCGGCGACCTACCTGGGGATCCCCGTTAGTGATTCGTGCCTCACCGTGGCGGACCTCCGCCCCATGGTGACCCGTATGCAGCACCGCGTTGAGCCTTGGAAAGGGCGTTGGCTATCGAAGGTTGCGCGTGTGATTCTCATCAACTCCTCACTCGCTAGCCTTCTTTGGTTCCTCATGAGCTTTTATAGCCTCCATGAAACGCTGCACACGGAAATTGCCAAGTACCAATCCAGGTTCTATTGGGCTGGCGACGATGACAAACAGAAGTACCATATGGTTAGTTGGCCAGACATTTGTAAACCCAAGGACCAGGGGGTCTAGGGATTCTGTCCTCCCGACGCATGAACATCGCCCTCCTGACCCGGTGGCTATGGCGTATTGctaatggggacggagggctttggctCACCATTATCCGGAACAAATACCTCCGTGGATAGCCTCTGGCTTTCTGTCAGCGTTCGGCGGATCACAGTTTTGGCAGGCCGTCGTTCAGCTGCTTCCCGTGCTTCGCATTGGCACGTCAATCTCGGTTGGTACTGGATCCGCGACCCTGTTTTGGTTTGATCGGTGGATCGGCGACACCCCTCTGGCCGCCCGCTTTCCCGAACTCTTCACCGTTGCAGTTGACCCTCGAGTCTCTGTTGagacggcccttattgacttagggcgcctcgtgTTTCGTCGCCCTTTTGGCCTGCTCGAAGTAGCCGCCTGGGATGCCCTCCTCCAGGACATCGCCCTTCTCCCGATGAGCGTCACCGACACCCCGGACGCCATCTCTTGGCGCCTAGAGTCTTCCGGACGCTTCTCTACTAGGTCCCTATACGCAGCCATCGCGCCTTCGCCCGCCCCCGAGCCCTTCAGTTTGATCTGGGATATTCGTTTGCCACTGAAGATTAGGATCTTCCTTTGGCAATGGATTCGTGGCCGCCTCCCCTCCGGAGTCGAAGTCCTCAAGCGTAACAGACCCGGAGATGGGCTTTGCCCTCTATGCGACACGGTGgaggatgctaaccacatcttcttcACGTGCCCCACGGCCCAGTTTCTTTGGTCCAGTTTCCGCGAGACGGTTGGTGGACAGTGGTGCAACTCCAATTTCCCCGACCTTCTCGCGGAGATCCACGCCTCCCCCCTCGCTACCGACATATCTGTTGGCTCTGCGTTGGGGTCCTCGCCTGGACGTGGTGGACCGTCCGCAATAAGCTTGTCATCCAAAAGGTCACTCTAAGACGTGTTACCGACgccatctataatacctaaatagttcatctccACTACcttatttctcttaacatgcaagctatccacatcaCCAATCAACATGCAACCATTCATCTCTCCCCACCTCAGCGGTCTAGCCACATCATCAATCCCAACCCCGCCCCGCATGTTAACTCTGGCTATTGACTCGATTTCTTCTCGCTGGGCTGCACGAAGCCGTTTCTCATCAAAAGGAAGTTCTAATGGGCTGTAGGCCTGTATGGACGTTGGAAGCCCATGGAAGGAAATAAAATAGGCCGTGTTGCTTACTTCTCTCGCCCGGTTTGTGGAATCGCGTCATCCAGCAGGTAATTAATTGTTATTACGCCTTTCTCTTTGTCTCTTCCCCGAAGCGTCGTCGTCTCCTCATCTCTTTCAACATCCCCCTTTTCTCTTGGCCTCCTCCAATTCCACCCACACAGCAAACCAAAAGCCATTGATGGTTTCCTTCCGCCCCTTCCTCTTATTCTTCGACTGAACATAGTTGATCCGTTGCCCGGATGCTTCCCTTCATCTCCCGTGGACACTGAACTTGCCATCACGGAGCCGCGACGTCTGGCAGGAGCCCCGAGCCCCCGACGACTGTGTCAAATATcccatgacacacacacacacatgttagTAGTACGATTTTCATTTGTACTGTTATTGACAACTTTGATAGTTTTCCAGAATTAGAGCAGATTTCAGATTGCAGTTCAGTCGAGGCAAGTTGTTCCCCACTGTATATGTCATGGGATCAATCTAACACCAAAGTGATTCATGTGATTGCCATTGTTGTCCAGCAGCCACAAGGCAGACACTCGCTTGCCCGGTCGCTAATGGATTGGACTTCGCCGCTGGGCTGGACATCACATTGCAGTTCTTCGGTAGGTAAGTTCCAATGCCGCTCCTGCTGCCTACCCGCATGAAGCCCTAACGAGTTGTTCTTGCCGTATTATTTTTCCCACTGTTTTCAATCCATCTTTCTTGGTGGCCAGGAGCCCAGGACACAGGCGGCCGATGGAGGGACATGATTTATGCAGCGGTGGCTTTagtatcactggtagaaaaagaggcttccgtccagccccattagtcgcgaaactgtaggaaccgcgactaatgaagtctttagtcgcggttcggcagatgaaccgcgaccaaatgcctgggcccagggcgctcgcgggctttagtcgcggttggccaggccaaccgggactaaaggtgcccaaaggcctttagtcgcggttggccaggccaaccgcgactaaagctcctcccttttagtcccggtttgtggcacgaaccggaactaatggggttgagacctttagtcccggttcgtgccacgaaccggtactaaaggtcccattttcaaactctaaccccccccgggatcgccttttcagttttaaaaaaaataaaagaaaataatggaaatgtcaaaaaaataaaagaaaataagtttctcatgtgatatgtggtctagttgttgggaaaatttgcaaatgtgaattttgactttatttgcaaaatctctctgaaatttgtaaaaatgggcataacttttgcatactaactcggatgaaaaagttttttatatgaaaaatcatctactcgaaaagttacatccaaatttaaccaggggaaccccgttaaacattttcaaaatcctcaaaaacctaatagaaaaaaagttacggggcttgtaagatctagagtggaaaaaattgaaaaatattcaaacagtgggcaaactatggtcaaacaatggtcaaactaattattctagaatattagtgttactaaataattattttaattatttcaattttggtcaaatctggtcaaactgtggtcaactgtggtcaaactgtggtcaaacaatggtcaaactaattattcaagaaatattagtgttactaaataattattgttttttaaaacaatagtttcaaactcaaacagtgaaatgtgtcacttcatgctcaagcaaaattcctgaaggttaataggattgacatcttattattgtcaggaaaacaacaagtgcagacttggagcgtgggagaatagaacccggaagttaagcgtgcttgggctggagtagtgagagggatgggtgaccggttgggaagttagatgatttggaatgatgaggggtgataaaagaataaattgagaagtgatgaggggtggtgattagagactagaggttaaaataattcagaaatttgaaaaaaaaaatcaattttttttttcaaaaacctgtggcggcctttagtcgcggttagccacaagaaccgcgactaaaggtcgtccgccccgacggccacctggcgcccacgtggacgggcctttagtcgcggttcttaagcaaccgcgactaaagggggggcctttagtcgcgcccgttcggtcgcggttgcgcaaccgcgactaatggcagttgcgaaccgcgaccaaaggccctttttccaccagtgtatgGCGTGGGAGCACGTTGTATGGGCCGACGGCATGTTCCTTCCCTTCCCTACCGCTGATGCATGACAGGACCATGTCTTCCCCGTCGATCTCCCACCAGGTGCAGGCTGTTAGATCCGGGGACGACGACACAATCTGTCGCATCATGGTCGACGTTGAGGCATTCGACCCAACTGCATCGCTTGCCATCATACGACCTGGGGATGCCGTCTCATCCTGGAAGGCGCCGAGGCTTCCGTCTCCAGCGTGTGGCTCGCTGTCGTGTTGAAGGATGCCGGGGTTTCCGTGCTGTACGTCGCAGCGGAGGCCGGTGCACGCCGGGTCGTCGGCCTTCTTCTCCTACTCACCGCCTTCTGCGTCGCTGCCAAACAAGGTCACACTGGTGAGCCCCTCTTTTCAATAGATTGTTTCTGTTGTGGAACTTTAGGGTCCAGTGTGTTATCGATTCTATATGAGGCTTTGAGCCCAGCTGTCTTCTTCGGGTAGGTAGGCCAGTCTGAATCCTAGATGATATTTTCAGTTGTTTGGTCTTTGGATTTTGCAGTTCGATTGATTGAACTATACATATGCCCGAATATGTTGATTCACAAGAGATGTGGTTATACGAGAGTTTCCAGTGATAACAGTTGTAGTACTAATCAAAAGGAAATGAAAAACAATGATGTATATGATGCGATTAAGACCCTTACGATTCtctagattttttttaaaaaataaactaCGTCAATGCAATGTGTCGCCCGTGCCAATATATATGTAGTAGATTCTTTTTTAACAAGTGTTACTATATGGGGTGATTTTGATTTATTAATTTTTGAGCTGGAGTGATTTAGATCTTGACATTATTCATTTTATATGGCCATTTGACTATGTTCATAAGCAGAGCATGCAAGACAATGTAGGAAGCCACATCTCATAGGCTTTCCAATATCTTCTTCTTTTCAATTGTGTAAATCATCATGCCCATGGTGCGTGAGAAATACAAAACCCATTTCATGTAAATTAAATTTATCATATACTCTAATTAATTCCAAATATTTTTGACACCAAAAGCCCGCAGCAACGCCTCATATAGAATCTCCGTCCAACGGCGCGTCAACTACACCGACCCCTTCCTCCACGACGTCTACGCCCATGCCGCCCGGTATGCATGGATAGCCTGTTCCCCTTTCACTTTCACTTCTTTAAAAATCCGAATCTGCCACCAATGCGAGACGCCGCCTCGCGCTCTCCAGCCCATGCCAAATCGGTCGTCGCCACGAACACACGCCTCCATCGGGGAGAATCAGTGCCCAGCGGACTGATATCTTTGCCGATGTGCTCTTCCTTTCTTAAACGCAGTGTGGCTTCTTGACAGGACAGGCCGGCACCGCCGGTTACCGAACTGCAGCCCTTGGGCGGAGAGGAAGGGGTCTTCACCCATGCCAGATGTTGTCCGCCGCTCAAGAACGCCATGGGGGAAGGGCGCTGTCCGCCTCCATTGACAACGACTTAGGAGGCGCACTGTTGGGGATCAGAAGGGACACCTTCAGTCCAGGCTCTTCATCACCTCCTTTATTTGACTCTCTTTCTTCAGTGCGTGAATGTGTGTTTGTTTATGTGTAGAGATTCAAGTAGTAGGATGATATACACATATTTGGGGTGAGGCATGGATCAGATTGTCAATTATGTGAACCAGAGATAAGAGAATACACATGTGAGTGGCGAGGACATCGATTGATCAAAAATTCAGAATGCTTTTATTATGAGATTCAGACAAGAGAAGTTAATCATCGCTGTTATCTTGGTCTTATGCTTCATTCAGAAAGAACGTAACAACAGGGTGTTCGAGGATTTGTTACCTCGAGTGGTCGTTTGGATGGGTTTGTTATCTGAAGGTATGCTACCGTCAGTTAACCATCGCTGGCCGTTACACTGTTCCACACTGATTATTGCTGCCTGGGAGGTATGTACTATGTAGGGTTCTGATTATTTGTATTTTGGTATTCCATAACTGAATAAATTGCAATTCAATTGAAAAAAAAAGCTACTATATTTTGCCTCATAATACCTTGCTTCATCTCATGCTGGTTTAAGTGTTGAACATACTGCTTTTCCTTAATGGCAGGCTAGCTTCTCTTCCCAATAATGGCTCATATATATCACACCGCTGAAGATTGTAATTCTTTCTCTAGGAATGCCGGGTGTAGTTTGTTTTTAAATTGTAGACTGAACAAAGGTGTCTGTAAGGGAATCGATAGCTTTGATTATCTGCCCAATACTCTTTACTTGCTGATGGTTCTTTTGGTTAATGTTCTGCAAGTTCTAACTCTGTAGTGTGAATGTGTGATTACGATATTTTAATTGCTCTGTGGCATGCTGCTTTCTGAAATACCAGGCTAGCTTCCTTTCTGAACAACACACACCATTGAAGATTGGTTGTAGGCTTCTAGCCTACTATAACATTGTAGATTGAATGAAGGTGTCTGCAAGGGAATGATAGCGATTATCTGCCCAACACTATTTTCTTCCTGATGATTATTTTGGTTAATGTTCCGCAAGTTCTATGCTACAAGATATTCTAGAAGTGTTATTCTCAAAAGAATCTGACAAAATATATACCACCAATAGATTTAATCGTTTTTATGGTGAGGATTCTATTATAAAACCACATGCTCACTTTCACATCAATATGCCTTTTCCTTTCTATGAAATAAAAACAATGAGTCATTATTATTCATAGCAATGGTTCATTTGGTTAATTGTCCCATATGTTCTTAATCGTATTTCAAGAAACTTTGAGCTACTAATTCCCGCTACAACGCGCGGGGGAATCATCTAGTTTTTAAAATGTGTGGGTacatgcagctttggcggccgcttagccgcccccaggaCCGGGACGTCATTAACACCCTCCTCGCCGACCTTCGATCGCTCGCCTTCTGCCTGGCGCCACCGCTTTCCCCCCGGAGCCCGACTAGATGCTGTCGTTTATTTCTGTTCtagggcttgttgagttgtgccctcagcattaaccctTGTGGACCATGTGTTTGTGAGAAccttgtgtgtgtttgtgtgtgtgaaaaTCTATGTGGCATGTTGGCTTGGGcatttgctttataatataaagcggggcgaaagcctttttcggtaaggtGTAAATACCAGTTGTTCGCATGTCACTTGTGTCTCTGTCAAGGTGGCAGCATAGAGTAGTAAATAAGAAGTACCCATTGAAAAATCTTATATTTTGCCGAAACTTTCTTGCATTAGAGTCGTTGCTTGTACAAAGTCTCATGAGTTCAGTTGGTGTTTCTGGATTGGCTAGTCTTATATATCCTTTTCTGCAGCATAACCTCATACTTGAATTCTGTTACATGGCAAAATCTGCAATGTTCTTCTTTTTTGAGAACGTGTGTGTGTtttggtatgttgatgtagacgaaATCATACGGGCCAGGGTTGCGAATTTCCTTGTCTTCTCCGATGTCTATTTCCACTTGTCCCACTCGGCGATATATATTTTATTGACCTAAATAAGCCACTTTGAAGCTTGCTGCTAACCTCGCAGGGACAAAGTAAGTATGTCTTGCTTTGATTTGTATTTCGAGTCGTTGGCATATTCGTTTCCTGCCTGATGCATGCCTGAATCCAATCTCCCATGAATATGCGTTGTAGAACTCATACGCCTCCTGTTCGGAACTGAACACCATGCCAACAGCTGGTTCGAAAACAACTGTTTTCCCAAGTTCTGATGCTTGTTCAATTGCACGCTCTATATCACTCTGATATCCTTCTACTGGTGCCCGAAAAGAATTGCCAGTTATGTTTCTGTAAAGAAAAATAACAAGGCGGTGCagcttgttttttttttttttgcgcagAAGGACTGAATTGCATTACACCAAGATTCTTACAGAAAAGTCCAGGAAAACAAAGAAATTACAAGTAGGCCCTTGCTGAACTCTGGCTTCGTCTTCCACAGAGCAGAACACAGAGCAGAACGCTGCGCCGGTGAATCCCGCCGCCATCCCTCCGCACTCTTGGACTCGGGGGCTCCCCTCGGCGACAAGGAAGTCGACGCTCCTCGGCATGACACCTCCACCCTGCACCACGGGCGGCGAGGCCATCTTGGTGAATCGCAACCTCTCCTTCAGGATCTTCAAAACGGCGCCGCCGTCACGCCGGCACCGGATGGGGAACgacgagctcgacacgccgaagaacGAAGAGCTCGAGGAAGTCAATccgcgcacactcgagctccatagAGCGCTAACGCCGGAGGAAGAGCAGATCGACCGTGCAGCTTGTTAATATAAGTATTTAATAACAATTAGTAATTCTGTCCTCAAAACAAAATTCTATAATTCGCGGAAGACTGAAAAATTACGCTGGAGTACTAAGAATAAAGAGACCTTAAAATGATCATCTATCTCATAAATCTTACCACTCATCTGACCACTATAATGCTTCCTACTTCATTTATCTATCATCGTGATTTATGAGGGAGAAAAGGTCCGGCAAAACGTATGTCACCAATGTGTTCCGGGAAGAGGAGGTGTCTGATATCGCTGTGAATTTATACACTTTCTTTTAATTAATCTTCTACCAGATTAATTAACCATTTGTTTTTCTCTACTTTATTATTGACATGTCCCTAATCtttattttttctttctaaaaTCTACTTCCTTTAGGGTTTAGCAAATGCAATGCAAATGGTGTGAATTTATACACTTTCTTTTATGCAAAAAGGTGTAGCTGGTTTTGCACGTTCATTGAATGTGTTGCCCTCTAAAATCTGTAATGTTTGCTATTGACCACGCTTTTAGCGAATTGTGAAAGGTCACTATATTACACAGTTCACTTAATCACAAAACATTTGGCTATCTTCCTTGTTGGCTGAATGTGTACTATCATACTACTTATCTACTGAATTTTGTACTATCATACTACTTGTTGACTGCTCCTTTTTTTTTATGATATCGAGAGAGCCCCATGAAATCCCTAGGATGGAGAACAAAGCCCACGTCTATCGAAGAAGCCCAAAGCCCACACGGCCCGTTGGCCCACCATGGACATGACAGACACCCACGCCACGCAGTAGTCGTCTCCCATTACCTCTCCTCCTCCTGGTCCACACGTCCGTCCCCCATAatatctctctctcctccctctcccatcccctctctccccaccactcgccgccgccgtcgccgccgtccaatCTCCGGCGAGATCCCCTCCCCCGCCGGCAGCCATGGCCTCCACCTTCAGCGGCGACGAGACCGCCCCCTTCTTCGGCTtcctcggcgccgccgccgccctcgtcttCTCCTGTAAGCCCCCCAGATCTCACCTCCCCCTCTTCCAGATCGGCGCTCGGCCGACCGATCTGATCCGCGTGGCATGATGCGCAGGTATGGGGGCGGCGTACGGGACGGCCAAGAGCGGGGTGGGGGTGGCGTCGATGGGGGTGATGAGGCCGGAGCTGGTGATGAAGTCCATCGTGCCCGTCGTCATGGCCGGGGTGCTCGGGATCTACGGCctcatcatcgccgtcatcatctccACCGGGATCAACCCCAAGGCCAAGCCCTACTTCCTCTTCGACGGCTACGCGCACCTCTCCTCCGGCCTCGCCTGCGGCCTCGCGGGCCTCGCCGCCGGCATGGCCATCGGCATCGTCGGCGACGCCGGCGTCAGGTATGCATACATACATACACCCCTCCTTCTGCTGCGTATCTTCCTGTCAATTGTGTGGGAGGATGTGATGTGAATCTTGTGGTAGTTGCTACTAAAAACTAGTATAAATCAGATGAGGATGAGTTAGAGCGGGGAACCAATCATGCTACTTGGTTCTGGGCTGTTCACATGGGACATGCCTGACCAGAGTTTACATATGAAGCCTGTCAAATGTGGCGTGCGGGGAGGATGCTGCTAATGTAA
Above is a genomic segment from Triticum dicoccoides isolate Atlit2015 ecotype Zavitan unplaced genomic scaffold, WEW_v2.0 scaffold1375, whole genome shotgun sequence containing:
- the LOC119343683 gene encoding V-type proton ATPase 16 kDa proteolipid subunit-like, producing MASTFSGDETAPFFGFLGAAAALVFSCMGAAYGTAKSGVGVASMGVMRPELVMKSIVPVVMAGVLGIYGLIIAVIISTGINPKAKPYFLFDGYAHLSSGLACGLAGLAAGMAIGIVGDAGVRANAQQPKLFVGMILILIFAEALALYGLIVGIILSSRAGQSRAD